A section of the Elizabethkingia anophelis R26 genome encodes:
- a CDS encoding TonB-dependent receptor produces the protein MRKLFLLFILFIGILHYGQSLNLTGKIVDQSGKPIEDATVYLLKQKDSSIINYTNSGKEGNFSLKFDKIQEPVLFKVNAEQQKEYSKTYDKLESSQKLDVIKLITEVSKNIAGVEIKGAPPVKVKKDTLEFNAASFKVKPDGKVEELIKSLPGFEISNDGKITANGKEVDQILVNGKPFFDKDGKIALKNLPADLIKKIQVTTSKTDEERVKGEKGKSNNMSVNLTIDEKKNKGFMARVYAGYGSDKRYEGSAILSYFKKNTKISLLASSNNINVSGFKSDEVYESMGYGRNANLIQGNTYVQEGNRIMISSGDNGGGILRSTMVGVNYSDELGKDASLNSLSLLYSKNNRETRSVSDRTTLLTDYALRTKSQNSGENDSSQYSLENSFRIKLDKNTNFYLSNSFLTNNGTSISTGNSSTFRDGTLLNENNSYNKNDSRNNSGQSRIYFSKKLSEKGRRISFSMAGNAGESVNDNLIKSETLFDQEPGKNDIRNQRSYSKSLNNRYDISADYAEPVSDSARVSLSMGYSTSYNRNSRDVNDFNPVTGDYSKFNVDLSNNMRQQNNSLVPGIGYEMNKKNLNLWASTNLNISQMDVNARYNGQDYQLNKNFVLPEFNFNVWGNKNGKNMSVYVRSSYDIPSAMQLTPYEDRSNPLISYKGNPDLKNTWRFYGNMYYSKYNQLKNTNLYFNVNFNYQDNDVTNNRHFNKETGGQEITYMNVSGNKSIYFGSGYTKTYKWKDNKLTFGPRISLNHRFTNGFVDGDKYTSAAYSVSPGINLTYEIKDKMTIKPSYSLNYNQTDYKNYVLDKSHTTSNIFSLQSINYFGKNQDFTVENNFTYTTNSNIAPGFKKDFYFWNASLGYTFFKKQMTAKVMVYDVLNQNQSVRRVITDTYIEDREDLILKRYVMFTLSYKFNKFGSKKG, from the coding sequence ATGAGAAAATTATTTCTACTCTTTATCCTGTTTATAGGGATTTTACACTACGGACAATCACTAAATCTTACAGGAAAAATAGTAGACCAGAGCGGTAAACCTATTGAAGATGCTACCGTCTATTTGCTAAAACAGAAAGATTCATCAATTATCAACTATACCAATTCCGGAAAAGAAGGGAATTTCAGTCTGAAGTTCGATAAAATACAGGAACCAGTACTGTTTAAGGTAAATGCCGAACAACAAAAAGAATACAGTAAAACCTATGATAAACTTGAAAGCTCGCAAAAGCTTGATGTTATAAAATTAATTACAGAGGTTTCTAAAAATATTGCCGGAGTAGAGATTAAGGGAGCTCCACCGGTGAAAGTAAAAAAAGACACACTGGAGTTTAATGCAGCTTCCTTCAAAGTAAAACCAGATGGTAAAGTAGAAGAACTGATTAAATCTTTACCCGGATTTGAAATTAGCAATGATGGGAAAATAACGGCTAATGGTAAGGAAGTCGATCAGATCTTGGTAAATGGAAAGCCCTTCTTTGATAAAGATGGTAAAATTGCACTTAAGAACCTGCCTGCGGATTTAATTAAGAAAATTCAGGTAACTACAAGTAAGACGGATGAAGAAAGAGTAAAGGGAGAGAAAGGTAAGTCTAATAATATGAGTGTAAACCTTACCATAGATGAGAAGAAAAATAAAGGTTTCATGGCAAGGGTTTATGCTGGCTACGGATCCGACAAACGCTATGAGGGAAGTGCTATACTCAGTTATTTTAAAAAGAATACAAAAATCAGTCTTTTGGCATCTTCAAATAATATTAATGTTTCCGGCTTTAAAAGTGATGAGGTATATGAGAGTATGGGCTACGGAAGGAATGCTAATTTAATTCAGGGGAATACTTATGTTCAGGAGGGAAACAGGATTATGATTTCTTCAGGGGATAATGGTGGTGGTATTTTGCGCTCTACAATGGTTGGCGTCAACTATTCCGATGAATTGGGGAAAGATGCAAGCCTTAATAGTTTAAGTTTGTTATATTCTAAAAATAATAGAGAAACCCGCTCAGTATCGGACAGAACAACGTTGTTAACAGATTATGCACTGAGAACTAAATCTCAGAACTCTGGCGAAAATGATAGCAGTCAGTATAGTTTGGAAAACAGCTTCAGAATAAAACTGGATAAGAATACCAATTTTTACTTATCCAATTCATTCCTTACAAATAATGGAACCAGTATTAGTACCGGAAATTCTTCTACTTTCAGGGATGGTACACTGCTAAATGAGAATAATTCCTATAATAAAAACGATTCCAGAAACAATTCAGGACAATCCCGAATTTATTTTTCTAAAAAATTAAGTGAAAAAGGAAGGCGTATAAGCTTTAGTATGGCTGGAAATGCCGGAGAATCAGTAAATGATAATTTGATTAAATCCGAGACGCTTTTCGATCAGGAACCCGGAAAAAACGATATTAGAAATCAGAGGTCATATAGTAAATCACTTAATAACCGATACGATATTTCTGCAGATTATGCAGAGCCTGTATCGGATTCTGCAAGAGTATCTTTAAGCATGGGGTATAGTACATCTTATAATCGTAATAGCAGAGATGTAAATGATTTTAACCCTGTCACAGGAGATTATTCGAAATTTAATGTTGATTTATCTAATAATATGCGTCAACAAAATAATTCTCTTGTTCCCGGTATTGGCTATGAGATGAATAAGAAAAATCTTAATCTCTGGGCTTCTACTAATCTTAATATATCGCAAATGGATGTTAATGCCCGCTATAATGGACAAGACTACCAGTTAAATAAAAACTTTGTTCTTCCGGAATTTAATTTTAATGTTTGGGGAAATAAGAACGGGAAAAACATGTCAGTATATGTAAGAAGTAGTTATGATATTCCTTCAGCAATGCAACTAACACCATATGAGGACAGATCCAATCCATTAATTTCTTACAAGGGGAATCCTGATTTGAAAAATACCTGGAGATTTTATGGAAATATGTATTATAGCAAATACAATCAGCTGAAAAATACAAATCTATATTTCAACGTTAATTTCAATTATCAGGATAATGATGTTACCAATAACCGGCATTTTAATAAAGAGACAGGAGGACAGGAGATAACCTACATGAATGTGAGTGGTAATAAAAGTATTTATTTTGGATCAGGATATACCAAAACCTATAAATGGAAAGACAATAAACTAACCTTTGGTCCACGTATAAGCCTTAACCATAGATTTACTAATGGCTTTGTAGATGGTGATAAATACACCAGTGCTGCTTATTCTGTAAGCCCGGGAATTAATCTGACGTATGAGATTAAGGATAAAATGACCATAAAACCCTCATATTCCTTAAATTATAACCAGACTGATTACAAAAATTACGTATTGGATAAATCTCATACTACAAGTAATATTTTCAGTTTGCAGTCCATCAATTATTTCGGGAAAAATCAGGATTTTACTGTAGAGAATAACTTTACTTATACCACTAATTCCAATATTGCTCCGGGATTTAAAAAAGACTTCTATTTCTGGAATGCCAGTCTAGGTTACACATTCTTTAAAAAACAAATGACTGCTAAGGTAATGGTTTATGATGTGTTGAATCAGAATCAGAGTGTGAGAAGAGTGATTACGGATACTTATATTGAGGATCGTGAAGATCTTATTCTGAAAAGATATGTAATGTTTACACTTAGTTATAAGTTTAACAAATTTGGCAGTAAGAAAGGCTAA
- a CDS encoding SH3 domain-containing protein: MSELQDKYASVITAAQGAGISNLQVQEQDGILYVSGSASNSAAKDAVWNALGVVDPNFTASDINVDVQVSGLPAGTNLTVNTESTNLNIRETPSTEGNIVGKAAKGELVTLVEQTNGEWWLVRTKDGEQGYAYSRYLQA; encoded by the coding sequence ATGAGCGAACTTCAAGATAAATACGCAAGTGTAATTACAGCTGCACAAGGTGCAGGTATCAGCAACCTACAAGTACAGGAACAGGATGGTATTCTTTATGTATCCGGGAGTGCTTCTAATTCTGCAGCTAAAGATGCTGTTTGGAATGCTCTGGGAGTAGTAGATCCTAACTTTACAGCTTCAGATATCAATGTAGATGTACAGGTATCAGGACTTCCTGCAGGTACAAACCTTACGGTAAATACTGAGTCTACTAACCTTAATATCCGTGAGACTCCAAGTACTGAAGGTAATATCGTTGGTAAAGCAGCTAAAGGAGAATTAGTAACATTGGTAGAGCAAACTAACGGAGAATGGTGGTTGGTAAGAACCAAGGATGGTGAACAAGGTTATGCTTATTCCAGATACTTACAAGCATAA
- a CDS encoding BON domain-containing protein: protein MKKILTTAALAILVSTVAVSCKKKNNDADLQTKATAVVAADPQAKVEVKDGVAHLSGTFKDAAAKDQMIASLKAIEGIKDVMDMSTVEAPVQVETKVASAPENLQKVKDVLKDFPKVKAEVVNGELTINGDVTKEDAKKIKQSIDALKVGKVKYNYIVK, encoded by the coding sequence ATGAAAAAAATTTTGACAACAGCTGCATTGGCTATTCTAGTGTCTACTGTAGCAGTATCTTGTAAAAAGAAAAATAACGATGCTGATTTGCAGACTAAAGCTACAGCTGTAGTTGCAGCAGATCCTCAGGCTAAAGTAGAAGTAAAAGATGGTGTAGCTCACCTGTCCGGAACTTTTAAAGATGCTGCAGCTAAAGATCAGATGATTGCATCTCTTAAGGCTATCGAGGGTATAAAAGACGTAATGGATATGTCTACAGTAGAAGCTCCTGTACAAGTAGAAACAAAAGTTGCTTCTGCTCCTGAAAATCTTCAAAAGGTAAAGGATGTATTGAAAGACTTCCCAAAAGTAAAAGCTGAAGTTGTAAATGGTGAACTTACTATTAATGGTGATGTAACCAAAGAAGATGCTAAAAAAATTAAGCAGTCTATCGATGCTTTGAAAGTGGGTAAAGTAAAATATAACTATATCGTAAAATAA
- the speB gene encoding agmatinase, whose translation MRTYAGIPEENATLNNSKVMLVTVPYDGTSTWGKGADKGPELFLDASENMELYDIETGTEPYLNGVYMAGEVSENSTPEAMTEAVYQKTKELLGHEDKLFTLFGGEHSVSIGSIRAVGEKYENLTVLQLDAHTDLRPDFHGSTSNHACAVFEASQKHNLVQVGIRSMDVEEMEYVPKGQCFWAHEIATNPNWIDDVLAKVSGNVYITIDLDAFDPSIAPSTGTPEPGGLAWYPTLELLKKVFEKCNVVAFDIVELMDSPMAKPTAFLSAKLYYKMLAYYFTAKK comes from the coding sequence ATGAGAACATACGCAGGGATTCCTGAAGAGAATGCAACACTGAACAACTCAAAAGTAATGTTGGTAACCGTTCCTTACGATGGAACTTCGACATGGGGAAAGGGTGCTGATAAAGGGCCGGAGCTTTTTCTTGATGCTTCAGAAAATATGGAGCTTTACGATATCGAAACCGGAACAGAACCATACCTGAATGGTGTTTATATGGCAGGAGAAGTTTCTGAAAACTCAACACCGGAAGCAATGACTGAAGCTGTTTATCAAAAGACCAAAGAATTGTTAGGTCATGAGGATAAATTGTTTACACTTTTTGGGGGAGAGCACTCTGTATCTATTGGTTCTATACGAGCAGTAGGAGAAAAGTATGAAAATCTTACGGTTCTTCAGCTGGATGCTCACACGGATTTGAGACCAGATTTCCACGGATCTACTTCTAATCATGCCTGTGCGGTTTTCGAAGCGAGCCAAAAACACAATCTGGTACAGGTAGGTATTCGTTCTATGGACGTTGAAGAAATGGAATATGTACCAAAAGGACAATGTTTCTGGGCACATGAAATTGCAACAAATCCAAACTGGATAGATGATGTTCTGGCAAAAGTATCCGGGAATGTATATATCACAATAGATCTTGATGCTTTTGATCCGTCTATTGCTCCGTCTACAGGCACACCAGAACCAGGAGGTCTGGCATGGTACCCAACATTAGAGTTATTGAAAAAAGTTTTTGAAAAGTGTAATGTTGTAGCTTTCGATATTGTAGAGCTTATGGATAGCCCAATGGCGAAGCCAACAGCTTTCTTATCTGCAAAATTGTATTACAAAATGTTAGCCTATTATTTTACGGCGAAAAAGTAA
- a CDS encoding DUF2089 family protein encodes MKLPVICPSCESTLNVNQMKCANCDTTVNGNYELPLYLQLGREEQQFILDFFLSSGSIKEMSKQANLSYPTMRNKMDDLIEKISKLKKTLP; translated from the coding sequence ATGAAACTCCCTGTTATATGCCCTAGCTGTGAATCCACCTTGAATGTAAATCAGATGAAGTGTGCTAATTGTGATACTACTGTAAATGGCAACTACGAGCTTCCTCTGTATCTTCAGCTGGGTCGTGAGGAACAACAGTTTATCCTGGATTTTTTTCTATCCAGTGGAAGTATAAAAGAGATGAGCAAGCAGGCTAATCTTTCTTATCCAACAATGCGTAATAAAATGGATGATCTTATTGAAAAAATCAGCAAGCTAAAAAAGACATTACCCTAA
- a CDS encoding PH domain-containing protein, translated as MKNIPVKIGWETIILIAVPLLFPLYFVFTDKDYIPLTILIPAIIFVSILIMGISYRIINNELIIRNSIFGSTRIPISDIKSIKKTKNPISSPAPSIFGRIEIIYKSGSIIISPKDFDLFKNELLKINPNITF; from the coding sequence ATGAAAAATATCCCCGTAAAAATTGGTTGGGAAACTATCATACTTATAGCTGTACCCTTACTTTTTCCACTCTATTTCGTTTTTACTGATAAAGATTATATTCCTCTTACGATTCTGATACCTGCAATAATATTTGTATCCATCCTGATTATGGGAATCAGCTACAGAATTATCAACAACGAACTTATCATCCGCAATAGTATCTTTGGAAGTACCCGAATACCAATTTCGGATATTAAAAGCATTAAAAAGACCAAAAATCCTATTTCATCTCCTGCGCCTTCAATATTTGGAAGAATTGAGATTATTTATAAAAGTGGCAGCATCATTATTTCACCAAAGGATTTTGATCTTTTCAAAAATGAATTACTAAAAATAAACCCG